The Corythoichthys intestinalis isolate RoL2023-P3 chromosome 1, ASM3026506v1, whole genome shotgun sequence genome has a segment encoding these proteins:
- the LOC130927015 gene encoding uncharacterized protein LOC130927015 → MALSKQKIRYIDTLDTESRNRYEQKIELIGVDPYEVKKDSLTTDLDSLPAISNYDIVNYLIHTKSAYTMQDLNSLKAVDALNQCRSGWVKDVMTMKCNDKVLITGRVRHSQRMNDTPLRPWVISSLEGSVECAHCDCMAGLGEVCCHVGSLLFWVDENYRANKALTVTQKKAYWPVPSYVDKVAYSEIQDIDFTSTEVRKREFECTLIGAQTPKRMPLKMPLVPEPTEEEMSCFAKKLSNTGVKPAVLAVISDHQEIYIPEILKEEKLPVNFSSLKSDKYMNMNRSELV, encoded by the exons ATGGCTTTATCGAAGCAGAAAATACGATATATTGACACATTGGATACTGAATCACGTAACAGATACGAACAGAAGATTGAATTGATCGGCGTTGATCCATACgaggtgaaaaaagacagtTTGACAACCGACCTGGATTCGCTCCCGGCGATTTCGAACTATGACATTGTCAACTACCTCATCCACACAAAGAGTGCCTATACAATGCAGGATTTGAACTCCCTAAAAGCAGTGGATGCTCTAAATCAGTGTAGAAGCGGCTGGGTCAAGGATGTTATGACTATGAAGTGCAACGACAAAGTGTTGATAACTGGCAGG GTGCGCCATTCCCAGAGAATGAATGATACACCACTGAGACCATGGGTTATTTCTTCCTTAGAAGGATCGGTTGAATGTGCACACTGTGATTGTATGGCTGGACTTGGAGAG GTTTGCTGTCATGTTGGGTCATTGTTGTTCTGGGTGGATGAGAACTACCGTGCCAACAAAGCTCTAACAGTGACCCAGAAGAAAGCTTACTGGCCAGTACCATCCTATGTTGACAAGGTGGCATATTCAGAGATTCAGGACATCGACTTTACATCAACAGAGGTTAGGAAACGCGAGTTTGAATGTACCCTGATTGGAGCTCAAACACCAAAGCGAATGCCCCTGAAGATGCCGCTAGTCCCAGAGCCCACAGAGGAAGAGATGTCTTGTTTTGCCAAGAAACTATCGAATACAGGAGTTAAGCCTGCAGTGCTGGCGGTTATTTCAGATCACCAGGAAATCTACATTCCAGAGAttctgaaagaagaaaaactTCCCGTGAACTTTTCTAGTTTAAAGAgtgataaatatatgaatatgaaCAGAAGTGAATTGGTCTAG